The DNA region ATTTTGTATACCGACGCCCTCAATCGCTATTGTATAAACAGGCTATCTGCAATAGCTTGTAAAACACGGTCAGATTTAGAGTTGACTGTCATGATGAATTGACTTTATCCTATATAGAATCTGTTGTTGGGGtaaaattgttatttatatttacatttcctaAGAAGTGTCAATGTCATCTATATCTGGTCACTTGCAATCTATTGACAGTAATTGCACACAAGCCTCATAAATCACATTAATTACCATCATGCAAATAACCAGCGCGAAAAAAAACATACGCTTATTGAGTTTATAAGTATTAAGTAAACAAAAAGGTCCTTTCGTGATATCAAGTGACATTTATCGGGCAGCCGTCTGGCGAGTAAGAACTGGTTCCGCGACCAGTTTAGGACCGTCTGGAATCGATTCCCCAGAACTGGAATGGGTTCGTTTGAAGTGGTTTTCGTGCTGCTGCGGGTGGTACGAATAATtatccatttttatttcctttctaatatgcaaattgataagaaatatatgtaGGCTGATTAACAGTCCCATTTTAACAGACAATATCATAATATGATCTTAACTGGAAAATGGTCCTTGTTACTTTGGCGAGCTCCATAAATTATTAACAAATCAGGAATCGGTTGTGGACGGTTCTGGTTCCGAAACCGGTTACACGAAAAGATACTCAAAACCCACTTTCCAAAAACGAACGGTTCTTAAATATGTCAGAGATTATCTAAGCACACTGTTACAAAGCCATTGGCGGTTCCTGTGAGAATGTTTTGGGAACGAGGAAAGGTGACGTGAATCTAGTTTGAACCACATTTTGTTATCCGAACTTACCGGGGCTATTGATTTCGGGATGTATTTCGTCTTGAGTTTGTCAATGTAGGTGGTTATCTATGCATGACAGGTTCTAATGAGTTATTGCAAAACATAGTCATATGAAAACAAACGTGAGACGTGTATAATATGCTATTCCAAATTttacactctacacacacacatacgtacagtcgtacacccacacgaatatatatatatatatatatatatatatgtatgtatgtatgtatatatatgtatgtatttatatatatatatatgtatgtatgtgtatatatacacatatacacacacatgtgtgtgtgtgtgcactcataaaTAACCGTTTCATAGtgcataatatacaaaaaaatatgtatattatacactacaaatgtatatatataatatatgacaacACAAAATAGTTTAAGTTCCCAGGATTTCCAGTGCGGGGAAGTCACTGCTCTCGAACACAAAGGACTTTTTCTCATCCTCAGAAAACAGGAAGCTAAACCCAAAATGCAACATAACAGTTATGTTATCTAGGAGTTAAAGGTATAATTTCCTTCCCCTTGCAAAAATGGAAGATTTGACTTACCTTTTGACTTACATGTTTGTCCATGAACGCAGTCTATCCAAGAATAAGTCTTGGCCAATTATTTacttgcatttatacatacatatagacattgtACTTACATGAATGCTTATTACATATTCTACATGTgtcgtatgcatgtacatatgttacatgtgtgtgtgtgtgtatgtgtgcgtgtgtgtgtgtgcgtgcgtgcgtgcgtgcgtgcgtgcgtgtgtgtgcgtgtgtgcgcctgcgtgcgtgtgtgtgtgcctgcgtgcgtgtgtgtgtgtgtgtgtgtgtgtgtgtgtgtgtgtgtgtgtgtgcttgtgtgcgtgtgtatccttcctgtgtgtgtgtgtttgtatgttgcattttttttactAGCCCATATTATGTGACATGCACATCACACGTGTGCAATGAAATAATTACAAACGGACAGTCATTCTAACGAGCAAGCATAATTCCAAAGCATAGAATGCCTCATCAACTTGTGGCCAACCTGTCAGATCTACTGCGCATCACCTAAACCGGTTTTCCTAGCCTggaccccccaaaaaacaaccTCTGGCAACGCTTCTGGTTCCGGTGGTAATATCAAGAGAAGCCCGACTGCCTGCGGGTTATTCTACGCGATCGCTCCAAAGCCGCCGTCACGAAGGGGTCCTGCTTGTCTTATATAGTCACCGAAATGTCaggtaataaagatagaaatgtgtatgtatatgtgtatgtgtatgtatatgtatatgtatttttgtatgtatatatatttgtgtgtgtgtgtgtgtgtgtgagtgagtgagtgagtgagtgagtgagtgagtgagtgagtgagtgagtgagtgagtgagtgagtgagtgtgtgtgtgtatccttcctAAACCCCCAGTTTGAAAAACTAGACTTTTCCCGCGTTATAAAGGGTTAAATTTCCTGAGGCTGTGGTATAAAAAGAAGTTATATAGGCTTTTCAGTCACGGTCAACATCACCAGCAACAAACGCAATACATGTAGAAGCAGAGGAATATAAATTATAGAGACTGAATTCACGGGGCCGTAAATTCCTCAGGCGTGAAACTTATAATATTGTCGCAGTCAGAATTACCTTTGTTGTATTTTCCGTGTTCCAGTTCTGTCAGATCAGTGTTATTTATCAGATCTGTATTGAAACTGAGCAGTCTAGTTGAATGACATCAGGCGATAGATTCATATGGGGTCTTAAGAAAAACGAAATAGGAAATTATATTCCTTCGTAGCCGATATGTTTAAAAGTCTGAAGTGAAATATgcggctcatttttttttttttttttttcatcttgtcaTTCAAATATTCATAACTGTAGTCTTAAGTCCTACGTGGTCTTATACGTACCTTGGCGATGTGCGCAGGCCAACCGCGCAGCCAATAAATATACAGGTAAGGTCCGTACTACTTGCCAAATACTTATTTCCTATTCCACAATTTATCCATAATTGGCCATTGCATTCCATTCATTCTTAAATATTAaagacttttactttttaccaaTATAACCAAaatcatataaacaacaaaacatataCGAGAATTTGCCATTTTTATCATAGTTACCCCGCAAAATGCAATATCTGGCAACAACCGCGTCAGGCAAAGCACAGGGTAGTCAGGGTTAAAACGGCTGTCACTACACGAACGCCCCTAACCATCACAACTCGTAGGGATCTCTGTCTTACTTGGAGCTTTTTCATAATGGCAGGTACGTAGGAACGGTGTGTTTTTAGCTATCATTGTAAGAGAAATAGATCAGTGCTGTTATAACTACACGTCATTAGTTTATATAACGAAAAATCTAATCGATTTCAACATTTCTATCGTGTCTTGCCTTACAAAAACAGCCAACTTATCCCATGCACTTTACATTTGTATACAAATAATTCATGTGATCATTTGACATTCATATACTTTCGAACGTAAACAAACGGGCGAGGTGGACAGTTAATATTTTCCACTTTTAAGAGCTTATTAACGTAAAAACGTTATGTTGATGACGAAAGGTATCAAGGTTGCTTATTTTCTGACATTGATTTTACATTTTGCGTAATTTGATTAATTCAAATTACGTAGatatagaagtagtggtagtgtgtgagtgagtgagtgagtgagtgagtgagtgagtgagtgagtgagtgagtgagtgagtgagtgagtgagtgagtgagtgagtgagtgagtgagtgagtgagtgagtgagtgagtgagtgagtgagtgagtgagtgagtgagtgagtgagtgagtgagtgagtgagtgagtgagtgagtgagtgagtgagtgagtgagtgagtgagtgagtgagtgagtgagtgagtgagtgagtgagtgagtgagtgagtgagtgagtgagtgagtgagtgagtgagtgagtgagtgagtgagtgagtgagtgagtgagtgagtgagtgagtgagtgagtgagtgagtgagtgagtgagtgagtgagtgagtgagtgagtgagtgagtgagtgagtgagtgagtgagtgagtgagtgagtgagtgagtgagtgagtgagtgagtgagtgagtgagtgagtgagtgagtgagtgagtgagtgagtgagtgagtgagtgagtgatatgagtgtgtgtgtgtgtgtgtgtgtgagtgtgagtgttgagtgtgagtgtgagtgtgagtgttgagtgtgagtgtgagtgtgagtgtgagtgttgagtgtgagtgtgagtgttgagtgtgagtgtgagtgttgagtgtgagtgtgagtgttgagtgtgagtgtgagtgttgagtgtgagtgtgagtgttgagtgtgagtgtgagtgtgagtgtgtgtgtgtgtgtgtgtgtgtgtgtgtgtgtgtgtgtgtgtgtgtgtgtgtgtgtgtgtgtgtgtgtgtgtgtgtgtgtgtgtgtgtgtgtgtgtgtgtgtgtgtgtgtgtgtgtgtgtgtgtgtgtgtgtgtgtgtgtgtgtgtgtgtgtgtgtgtgtgtgtgtgtgtgtgtgtgtgtgtgtgtgtgtgtgtgtgtgtgtgtgtgtgtgtgtgtgtgtgtgtgtgtgtgtgtgtgtgtgtgtgtgtgtgtgtgtgtgtgtgtgtgtgtgtgtgtgtgtgtgtgagtgtgagtgttgagtgtgagtgtgagtgttgagtgtgagtgtgagtgttgagtgtgagtgtgagtgtgtgtgtgtgtgtgtgtgtgtgtgtgtgtgtgtgtgtgtgtgtgtgtgtgtgtgtgtgtgtgtgtgtgtgtgtgtgtgtgtgtgtgtgtgtgtgtgtgtgtgtgtgtgtgtgtgtgtgtgtgtgtgtgtgtgtgtgtgtgtgtgtgtgtgtgtgtgtgtgtgtgtgtgtgtgtgtgtgtgtgtgtgtgtgtgtgtgtgtgtgtgagtgtgagtgtgagtgtgtgtgtgtgtgtgtgtgtgtgtgtgtgagtgtgagtgttgagtgtgagtgtgagtgttgagtgtgagtgtgagtgtgagtgtgagtgttgagtgtgagtgtgagtgttgagtgtgagtgtgagtgttgagtgtgagtgtgagtgttgagtgtgagtgtgagtgtgtgtgtgtgtgtgtgtgtgtgtgagtgtgagtgttgagtgtgagtgtgagtgttgagtgtgagtgtgagtgtgagtgtgagtgtgagtgtgtgtgtgtgtgtgtgtgagtgtgagtgttgagtgtgagtgtgagtgtgagtgtgagtgtgagtgttgagtgtgagtgtgagtgtgtgtgtgtgtgtgagtgtgagtgttgagtgtgagtgtgagtgtgagtgtgagtgttgagtgtgagtgtgagtgtgtgtgtgtgtgtgtgtgtgagtgtgagtgttgagtgtgagtgtgagtgtgagtgtgtgtgtgtgtgtgtgtgtgtgtgtgtgagtgtgagtgttgagtgtgagtgtgagtgttgagtgtgagtgtgagtgttgagtgtgagtgtgagtgttgagtgtgagtgtgagtgtgagtgtgagtgttgagtgtgagtgtgagtgtgagtgtgagtgttgagtgtgagtgtgagtgttgagtgtgagtgtgagtgtgagtgtgagtgttgagtgtgagtgtgagtgttgagtgtgagtgtgagtgttgagtgtgagtgtgagtgttgagtgtgagtgtgagtgtgagtgttgagtgtgagtgtgagtgttgagtgtgagtgtgagtgttgagtgtgagtgtgagtgtgagtgtgaatccccatcgtcctccctttcccttccttcttcttcttcatcttcctttcttcttctccgtctgtttcttcttcatgATCTTCTCCGTTTgtttctgcttcatcttcttcctcttcgtctatttcttctccctctatttcttcttctccatctatttcttcttcatcttctccgccTATTCTTCTTTATGATCTTCTCCgtctgtttcttctgtttcttgatCTTCtccgtttatttcttcttcatcctcttctgagtctatttcttcatcttctccatttgtttcttcttcctctctttctatttcttcttcatcttctccttttccgtctctttcttcttctccgtctatttctcctttatttcttcgtcgtcgtcctccgcctcctcctgcccctcctcctcctcctcctcctctttctcctcctcctccatctcctcttcctcctcctcctcctcctctttctcctcctcctcctcctcctcctcctcctcctcctcctcctctttctcctcctcctccatctcctcttcctcctcttcctcctcttcctccctcttccctccttccttcaccacatccccctacccccatccttctctcctcatcaccAGCATCTCCATGAACTGAATTGATAGTTTTCTGTGCACTCTCTGTCGCGGTATGCATACAGCCCCAGCCACCTCTCACACTGTGTACAGAACTTGATTGAGGATAGAAGGGCCGACCTTTAATATATATTGTAGTTGGATTTGGATTTAGTTTTATATAGTTATCCCTTACAATTATGTAAGGGATAATCTCTTCTGGGGGGTTATTTGACAAGTAAGAAACTTTTTGGCAAATGTAATCCTGtccctgtttccctcttttttatatagcttctaagtatataaagatataagaagGATATAAGCTCTTTAATGCGGAGTTCTAAGCTTTATAGGTCGAGTGAAAATAGACTGCTGTTGGGCGGTGGGTGAAGTTTAGGAAGGGTGCGTGTTAATTAACGCTTTGCATGCAGGTTCATTGTTAAGGACGGTTGTGTTTGCTGTATCGTCATGTCGACGGCTCTCATAGTCTCTGTGGTGATAGTGACTATAATGCTTTTATCTTCTTGTGCTTCCTTTGCAAAATTTGTAATATTAATTTTTCCTGATATTTTGGAgggttgttttctttattatcttgcgTTCTTTTCGGTTTGGTACAATATACGTGGTCTGGAAATTGTATATTTGATGCAgagaattatcattttttttttattatagaatgTGGCTGAAGGAGAGAAATATCTAGGAAAAGTAAATGATAAGGACGAAAAGTCGAAATCAGAcattagaaaataaaagacaaaagatgGTTTTAGAGAGACACATATTTTTATCAAATTAAAATGAGATTAGAatcagaaaaacaaggaaaattaattaaaagttCATTAGATGTGATAGGCAGTTTGATTTGCAACAAGAAGTAATATTTTCAAAATCGACAATAAAATACTTATGACATACTTAGAGAACTGTCAGCTTAATTGGCCCAAAtacgattattataatattaatcaacTCTTAAATTCATCTTAACACCCTTATTTTTTCACAAACTTCAACTAGAAGCaataaattgaaaacaaaatcaaaacatttCAAAATCAATTCTTTTAGATCTAATGGCAGATTCTAAGAGGACTATCAGTTTAATTGGCCCTTAacctgaaaaaggaaaataataccatCTCTTGCATTCACCGtgacatcttttttctttctcccacagACATCGACTTCAGTGAGCTCTCGGGCAACCTCTCCGAACATGTGGTTGTCGACGTGAGGAACCGGAATGAGGTCGAGGACAGCGGCCAGATCCCCGGCTCCCACTGCATCCCATGTGTGTACTGATACTGTTTCATGTTAAGGATTGAAAGAGTTACGGTTATGTCAAGTCCATTGGTTGATTTCCAGTGATTCGTGTGTAGTCCTATATATAAGTCGGATGGAATGTTGGGGAATATAATGCtaagataaaatatttttgaagtcGTGATGTTATGCTCCTAACGCTaagaataatgttattaatgcatTGCCTAGTCATAGTGTCCAATAGAAAGTGCCAATAACACCCACAATTATAACGTTCCAGTGCCAGTAACACCCAAAATTATAACGTTCCAGTGCCAGTAACACCCAAAATTATAACGTTCCAGTGCCAGAGTTGGAAACCGCCATGGATCTGAGCGACGAGGATTTCGAGAGCAAGTACGGGTTCAGCAAGCCCTCGACCTCCACGTCCATCGTGACCCACTGCTTGAAGGGAGGGCGCGCCAGGAGGGCCGGGGATATCTTCAAGTCGAAAGGCTACCAGGCCAGGTAGGTTGGATTCCAGTCAGGAGACCTTTCTTGGGTTTTCAGTGCGCAGATGGCCAACACAGGTGGGTTTGTTTACATTTGCTCTAAAGATCATTGAGCTAGTTGAGATGGACTCCATTCGGTTAAAAGGTGAGAAATAATACGTTCTTCGGTTTTCTTTCTCCTGTACTTGAATTGTTAATATCGTTTTGTCAGATACGCGCTTCCTTACACGAAATAGATAATATAAGTAAACATTATTTACCTCATTTATATTGTCATTGCTACTATTTTATATCGATGTTATTACCCTTTTTATCTGATTTTGCAGGGTGTACGAAGGCTCATTCACTGACTGGAAGGCCAAGGGAGGTGACGTTGTTCCCGGAAAGCCTTGAGAAAA from Penaeus chinensis breed Huanghai No. 1 chromosome 31, ASM1920278v2, whole genome shotgun sequence includes:
- the LOC125041836 gene encoding rhodanese domain-containing protein CG4456-like isoform X2, which produces MSDIDFSELSGNLSEHVVVDVRNRNEVEDSGQIPGSHCIPLPELETAMDLSDEDFESKYGFSKPSTSTSIVTHCLKGGRARRAGDIFKSKGYQARVYEGSFTDWKAKGGDVVPGKP
- the LOC125041836 gene encoding rhodanese domain-containing protein CG4456-like isoform X1; the encoded protein is MADIDFSELSGNLSEHVVVDVRNRNEVEDSGQIPGSHCIPLPELETAMDLSDEDFESKYGFSKPSTSTSIVTHCLKGGRARRAGDIFKSKGYQARVYEGSFTDWKAKGGDVVPGKP